In Malus sylvestris chromosome 15, drMalSylv7.2, whole genome shotgun sequence, a single genomic region encodes these proteins:
- the LOC126602666 gene encoding glycine-rich protein DOT1-like, which produces MHGPGGGGGGPGGQGGGGPGGQGGGGPGGQGGGGPGGQGGGGGQGGGGQGGGQGGGGQGGGQGGGGQGGGGPGGGGGQGGGGPGGPGHHGGHGGGGGPGGRC; this is translated from the coding sequence ATGCACGGTCCGGGAGGAGGTGGCGGCGGTCCGGGAGGACAAGGAGGCGGCGGTCCTGGAGGACAAGGAGGCGGCGGTCCTGGAGGACAAGGAGGCGGCGGTCCTGGAGGACAAGGAGGAGGCGGTGGTCAGGGAGGCGGTGGTCAGGGAGGTGGTCAGGGAGGCGGTGGTCAGGGAGGTGGTCAGGGAGGCGGTGGTCAGGGAGGAGGCGGTCCAGGAGGCGGCGGTGGTCAGGGAGGAGGCGGTCCAGGAGGGCCAGGACATCACGGCGGACACGGGGGTGGAGGTGGACCAGGTGGTCGCTGCTAA
- the LOC126601368 gene encoding uncharacterized protein LOC126601368 isoform X2, translated as MEGQAAAAREDKAAALEDQEAALEDREAEAALEDREAEAALEDQAAALEDQEAASEDQAAALGDQAAVWEGQAAVWEDQAAVLEGQAAVLAVPAAVLEGQAAVREDQGIKADTGVEVEVDQVEVEVEVDQVEVDQVVADSLLSAN; from the exons ATGGAGGGCCAGGCGGCGGCG GCCCGGGAGGACAAGGCGGCGGCTTTGGAGGACCAGGAGGCGGCTTTGGAGGACCGGGAGGCGGAGGCGGCTTTGGAGGACCGGGAGGCGGAGGCGGCTTTGGAGGACCAGGCGGCGGCTTTGGAGGACCAGGAGGCGGCTTCGGAGGACCAGGCGGCGGCTTTGGGGGACCAGGCGGCGGTTTGGGAGGGCCAGGCGGCGGTTTGGGAGGACCAGGCGGCGGTTTTGGAGGGCCAGGCGGCGGTTTTGGCGGTCCCGGCGGCGGTTTTGGAGGGCCAGGCGGCGGTCCGGGAGGACCAGGGCATCAAGGCGGACACgggggtggaggtggaggtggaccaggtggaggtggaggtggaggtggaccAGGTGGAGGTGGACCAGGTGGTCGCTGACTCGTTGCTAAGTGCTAACTAA
- the LOC126601368 gene encoding flagellar radial spoke protein 2-like isoform X1, protein MEGQAAAVMEGQAAAVKEGQAAEAREDKAAALEDREAEAALEDQAAALEDQEAASEDQAAALGDQAAVWEGQAAVWEDQAAVLEGQAAVLAVPAAVLEGQAAVREDQGIKADTGVEVEVDQVEVEVEVDQVEVDQVVADSLLSAN, encoded by the exons ATGGAGGGCCAGGCGGCGGCGGTCATGGAGGGCCAGGCGGCGGCGGTCAAGGAGGGCCAGGCGGCGGAGGCCCGGGAGGACAAGGCG GCGGCTTTGGAGGACCGGGAGGCGGAGGCGGCTTTGGAGGACCAGGCGGCGGCTTTGGAGGACCAGGAGGCGGCTTCGGAGGACCAGGCGGCGGCTTTGGGGGACCAGGCGGCGGTTTGGGAGGGCCAGGCGGCGGTTTGGGAGGACCAGGCGGCGGTTTTGGAGGGCCAGGCGGCGGTTTTGGCGGTCCCGGCGGCGGTTTTGGAGGGCCAGGCGGCGGTCCGGGAGGACCAGGGCATCAAGGCGGACACgggggtggaggtggaggtggaccaggtggaggtggaggtggaggtggaccAGGTGGAGGTGGACCAGGTGGTCGCTGACTCGTTGCTAAGTGCTAACTAA